The Nicotiana tabacum cultivar K326 chromosome 1, ASM71507v2, whole genome shotgun sequence genome segment attttgaaaataaatggtATGAcgccaaatatttttttttaaaatgtaaaaaaattatttcaaaatgtgattattttttaaaatataatgtatttttaaaaataaaaagataagatatttttaaattttaatagggaattttaaaattattataatagaagtcatatcatGGAAGAAATCAAGTAACCGAAATCTTATGTAATATTTACATAAATGTCCGACCAAATTCATCGTTGATCTTTTATAGCTgatatacatagatgatataCTGACGATACATGATTATACAcgtattatatataaattacacattctttaattttttaatttaagtggttgaGTGAGCACATATTTAGGTTGATTAGATAAagtcaaaagaaaaatatgaaataacgttaaccaaagactaaaaatataaataaatttcttATGTAGACAATTTCTATTAAAAATTATCCTTTTATagcgaaataaattaattttttgttacaaaagaaagaaagacataaaaaataagataaaagaaaataaatatagaaaaaatatatgGAAAACCTAAGAACCAGAAAATAGAGATGACAAcggatttcttcttctctttatctCTGTTGAGTATAAGAAATTTGGAAGCTGATCTCAtcgatttaaaatattttttcaactcaaatatatagattataagataaggatatcttagaatttttttttctaatttaccTTGTGTGTCGTTTTCaaaaaattactattactaaTAAACTCATATGATATTTATATATGAATATAGTTGCAATTTGAGAAGTTTGCATTGATGTTAACCATGTATAGTATCGAGAAAAAACTACTTGATAATTTTAAGAGAATATGTGCAATGTTATATAATtacaatcaactaatttaacatttaatgattcaaagaattttttttgtatatataggatattcaaaatttaaaatctgTGGCTAGAGAATCAATAAACTCAAAATAGAGCCATACTGAAATAAAGTTTCGCTggctaaaaaattatttaaatttttagatagtcTATTAAAGtggattttaaattaaggatgATATCTTCACTTGTATCATTATAAAGCTAATCATTATTGAAAGATAACAATATACcaaataaaattagaattttaaaataaaatattttttgaaagataacaaCATACCAAAGAAGAGTTCAAGTCATAGTAAAAGAGTCATGTCGTAACCAAAAAGTCGTTCATAGTGTGTCagcctttgtgctttgccataaatacgagttattatttcgcttcgtgactatttttaggttccaatgactcCAATAAGAATGGTGCAAAAAAAAATCAATACgagatttgaaaaaatattagttttttttcatgtagtatttcttaattaatatgtaacgattatctataattatatagaaggtttaaattttaaggttatttatatataattcaaataactcaaatGTTTAATATGGTTagtgtcaaatatcaaaatggagtcatactggAAAAAATAAATTCACTGGCTaaagaattatttaaatttttagagaCCCGACTAAACTGAGtttttgaattaaggataatatttttaCTTCCATTACTATAAacataattattattgaaaaataaaattttagaaactgaaattttaaaatataaatattttttgaaagatatcaatacaccaaataagagttcaagtagtaataCGAGAGTCAAGCCGTATCCAAAGAATCCTTCATAGTCTCAAcctttgattgttttgccatagatatgagttattattttgcttcctgactattttCAGGATCCAATGACACCGCTGAGAAtgataccaaaaaagaaaatagaattatAACTAGGAAATTTGAGAAATGGTTAATATTTtccatgtagtgtttcttaatttatatccaataattatctatATTTATCAAGAAGGTTTAAATTCTAAGACTAttgacacataattcaaataaataaatatttaacatGATTAGTGTCCGCGCATATGCGCGGGTGCTAATACTAGTGCTACAAAATGTACACAATTCTGAGTACTAAAATATGGAAAATTAACCAATTTGCGCAGGAACGCctcaaattatttatatttatttctaaaacagcaAACTAAGCAAAAGCATCTTCCTGTACAAGGATACTACATTATGCTCGTAATACACTCCTTCAATTTAAAGCGAAATGTAAAACAATAAAGAAagatttaacaacaacaacaacaattacacCCAATTCGAAACAAGTTGGAGCCCGCTATATGAATCCATACTCTCCATTAAATTAAAACGAAAGGCGCTTTCCATCGTGATTCACTTTATCCGCTTGTGTATTTATATAGGTTATTCATCTTGATTTGCCTGTCGAACAGTGTTTGATATCAAAGCCCTGAGTTCTTCCTAGATGTCAGTCCTCCAAATGAGAGAATTATTTCTGTCATTCTTCTGCTCAGGTCTTCAAATGATGGACGAAGTTCTGGTTTGCTGTTTGTAGTCAAGAAACAAAGGCTCAATTCAACTACAGTAACAATACTTCTTGATCAGAATTTATATCAAACAAAAGGAGAGGAAATCACCTTTGCCAACAATCATGTATAATAGCTGAAACTCGGGAATCAAGATTTTGTGGAATGTCCAGTCTGCTATCCATGAAGCCAACAATTCCAACAACCTTCAAATAAACAAACTCCTTTTGGTACCACTACTGACTATCGAGAAGCAAACTAACAAATCTAACTTGCTATCAGCATTTGCACACTACACACGTGTTTTAGGCGtttgtcctgattttcttaccatatttaaTCTCCCTATCTCTTTAAAGAAGGACAACATATTTAACATAATTAGTTTTTTCCTATTACTAAAAGGAAAATCTAGTTCTTCCATatatatttggctagtccttttttttttgggaggAAAAGGTCTTAActtagcatccacaatgtagccttAAAGAATTTGAAAGTCTTGTTTACGGGGAGAATTTGTGAGACAAGTGTTAGCATGCCACTTGTGTTTGTCTTTATGTGAGGtcgttctctcgatattttgtactgtCTTTTATACAACGAATTACTCATCTCCGCTTGTGGGTATAGGTCAAaagaccgaaccacgttaaatatttgtgtctttTTGGTATATgtctttttggtatatttctctctTGTTATCTGATTTATCATCATTTAAGGTTTATTTTACTAGCTGCCGCATGACACGTAATTATTTTGGTCATAACACGTGCATATACATCGATATAGTGAAAAGAAACATTGAGGTACCTGTAAGGGATTAAGGTTTTTCCACGGAATCGATTCAGTCATTAGCTCCCATAAGATCACACCGAAACTAAAGACATCAGATCTGCACAACAGTGGAAGAATTTCATCAAGATACCCATGTAAGCGATGCTAATTATGTACAATGTGCAGCAGGATGAAACAACATGCCTAAAAAcctttttttgcaattttaaggggtTGATCTTTAACTGTATTTCTGAGAATTGAGAACTAAACCACACCACCAGTCTGAGTGTAAAAATATTAAGTTGAATAAATAGGATAAACTATGCAAGATCAGTCAATGGTATTATTAGAAACAAATTAATCTTTATCCAATTTTAAGCATTCTCATGCTTTATACACTTTTTATCCAAATTTTAATAGTATTAACCAAGCATCTGCAAAACTACAACATAATCCAGTGATTATGGTCATCGCATAAAAATCCAGCATTATTTGTCCGCAAATACATTACTAGGCGATACTTTATTCACTATTGTTGGATGTACGAATAAAATCACATATTGGTAGCTGAAAATATTGGTAGCATTCATATAAGGTATAAAGATTTCTTAATCGTCTGAGACGTTTTGGAGAAAACCATACGAGTTTGGCCCAAAACGGACAATATCACACCCATGTTAAGAATATCTTTGGGCCGGTTTAGCCCAATACTCACAAAAGAATGGTCCCACCGATATGCTCCTTTCCTCCTAGAGAAAAGGCACAAGGAGCAATGTCTCAAGTTCTACGATCGGTTTTGCATTACACCATCAAGGTTAACTAACAGAAACAAAAAAATACAGAAAGTAAAGGTTGTGAAGCTTACTTCTCTGTTGAAGGTTCATTTCTAAGTACTTCAGGAGCCATCCACTGAGGCTGCAATggtaaaatgtagtaaaatattgTGAGAGAGAGGTAACAGCATTAGCCCATCTGATGCGACCACAAAAAAGAGCAAAACAAAAGGCTAAGCAGCATACCGTCCCTCGTCCAGAATTTGCTGTTAAAAAGGTAGCATGTTTCAGTTTTGAAAGGCCAAAATCTGCAACCTGAGGAGGGAATCACCAATAAACTTGTCTAGTTAAAGGGCTTCACTATTTAAGAATAATTTTAAGGTTCCACAGAGAAATCAAAACCTTGACAGTCCAGCTTTTATCCACAAGCAGGTTTGAAGATTTCAGGTCTCTATGTACTATTGGAGGGTTTCGTCGGTGCAAGTAATTCATACCCCTAGCCTAAAGCAAACAGAAGAAGTGTGAGAAACAACATGAGTTCTCGTTACGGTAATGCGCTACACTTAAAAACTAATTACTCAAAGCAAATAGACGAGTCCAAGCGGATAACAGACCACGTCAAGAGCCATTCTAAGACGCCTTTTGAGGTCTAGCGGCTGATTATTCCTGTGAAGTGCTTTAAAAAGACTTCCCCTGAAACATATGATGAAACAGCATTTTCACAGAAAATTTTAATTCAGCTACTATATGCAGTGTCTAATCATTTGTGTCTCTAGTTTGACTGCTAACTTTCATAACCAGAACCATGTCTGATGAAATGACATACTTTCATTACCTGGGTAAATACTCTGTGACAATGGCAAGCTTTTCTTGGGAACATACTGCTCCCATAAATAATAGCACGCTTGGATGTCTAAGTCTTTTCATTATGTCAATCTGAAGAAGTGTTGAAAATCAATTAGAATTCTCTTTAAGTATATGATAAGTCAATGACCGTTTGATGGCATCACATACCTCCTTTTTGTAGTCAAGCAAAGTTGTCTCACCACATTGGTTCCCAAAATAAACCTTTACAGCAACATCCTGAAGGACCAAAAAGGCGAGAAGACACAAATACCACGATGATGAGATATCATTTCAGTCTACCATCAGAATGTGAAAAGATTATTGTGAATTAGGACAGTACCGATCCTTTCCAGATTCCATGATACACAAGGGCATATGCacctaaaaaaggaaatattaTGGTGAGTAATATTCTAGctccctcacagacagtgattaACAAGATATTCAGCTTTTAATGCTTTTACAAATTGAGGCAATGAATGTACAAATAGATCTCTAACAGCTAGGGAGTTTCTTCTCAACCAAATTTGACCGACATTACATATCTGCAGATAGCCAAAGTGCACCATGTCAATAACATTGGTACAATATTCTCAAGATTTACCTCGTCCAATTTCTTCCCTTAGGCTGATGTCTTCCCAAGATATTTCACAATGTGCTGTCAAGCTTATCCCGTTCTCATATTTCTGTGAATTTCCCTGGCTGCTTCTAGTGCTCTCCCCTGACTTCCGTGACTGTTGATTTTCTAACTGTTGTCGAGAAGAATCTTCCATCGCTGAAAGTTTTGAATTTCCCATCTGTGACTTGAGATATTTATCGTTGTTTTCGAAACATGATCTTGGCAACTGTTCAGGAGATCTGAATGCCTTAGAACATTCATCAAACTTTCTGGAGCAGTTAGCTATTGGACCCTCTGCAACATCAGTGGGCGCTATTTGTGCATTTTCAGGTGCAAACGTTCTTCGAGTAAAACAAGATGTCTTCAGTATATTCTGGAAATCATGATAGGCATCAAGAACATGACTATACTTTCCctctgaagctgatggcaaataaGGTCCCGTGACATCCTCACTAATAGAAGTTTTATCGCGTCCATTCGGTTGAATATTTCCACACATTTCTTCCCTAGTATTTCCAAATCCTGTAATTTGAAGCTTTGACATAACCTTTGCCACCTACCATATTGACAAAAACAGGTAAGACTAGAATAACAATGGCCATCCCACCTCTAAAAGAAATTAATGAAAGCCAGTAAAGTAGGCTGAAGGCCAAGAACAGGACATATCTAGAGAAAAATTATCCTATGCATGAAAGGAAGAAGAAACCGTACTAGTTTAGAAGGCTGAGCAATATCAAATTTAGACTCATCCGTCTCTGAGCTTTCTGAATTAGCTCTAATCTTCCTACCTAGCAAACTGAAATTCAGCCGTGCAGCCTGAAATGTTGATAACATTTCTCATACATCTCATTAATAATTAACAAAAAGCAAGGAACCTGTGACGGCGCGTAGAATTTTCGTTAACTTAAATGCATCTTCATGTTTGAGTTGCCTTAATTAATTGTCGTAAATTGCTTTTAAACTGATTTTTGTTGGATTATTTCTtaatagttgattttattttttttataaattaaccATATAAAATACGAGTTGAAGAATTATTTAAAGCAGCTAGTGGACATATAGAATATTATTGGTTGAGGTAATTAGGTTGGATTTGGTatataaaaatgaagaaatatgCAAACGGTAAAAATTCCAATTGCAGACTCACTTTCATGTGGATTAAGGCATTAGAACATTGCCtttgatttaaaaataataataataataatcattaTATAATATGGGCCGAAGCCCAAGAAaacaaatatatttaaaataatatattttaaagTGTTAGGGAAAAAGTCAGCAATTGCTCCTTATGAACTTTACGAAGAAAAGCGCAGCATGAGCCATGCTGCTTAAAACCATGAAGAcgctacaaaagaagaaaaaaacgtGTGCTACTGTAACTTTActcgaaaaagaaaaaacataagGGATTGAGGAATCAAGAAACTGCTTGATTATTGAGCCAACAAAACGCTATAGAGTAGCTGATCCAATGGGTTTCTTTAATTGGAGATGAACAAAGTGACTTTGCTTTTGTACAACAATGTTAATCCTTCTTCCTAATTCATGGTACGTTTTCAACCTGTAGTGTATAAGATATATTCTAGTGTATATGGAGTAGCCTATATGTAATTTTCTTGAACCCCTTGATTTTGTTGGCCGTTCGAGAAGAAAGTTGCAAACAAacattaaataatattaataaacaAGGTTTTCCTCTACTTAGGATTTTGTAAATCAAGAGATTGGTTTGGTGAGTTGAATTTCGGACTGGAGCAACAAAGGTATTTAAAAGGAAGGATTTTGAGGTAAGTGAGATTTTAAGCTTTGATACTTTTTCTAAAACCCATTTTGAAAGTGTGTTTTCTCTGCCTGGTCCATGTGTTGGGACAAACGTGCGCTTGGCAGAGTTGGTGGTCTTAGACTAgccgcaaatatattattttatgaaaaaaaaatcattttataaGTTGTTTGATAGTGTGATACAGCTGTGCGCCATAAGGTTGAGTTTTatagtttgatacggctgtgcgccatCATATTGAGTTTGATACGGTTATGCGCCATTATACTGAGTTTGATACGGCCGTGCGCCATGATAtaatgttgagtttgatacggctgtgcgccatgatgttgagttttatacggctgtgcgccatgatgttgagtttgatacatCTGTGCGCCATGATGTTGGGGTATTGTGTATGCCTTTGTACATCACCCGTGCATTGTGTATGCTCTGTTACATATTTGAGGCATTGTGGTGCCGTTGTGGACTCGTGGTCTGTTGGTAAATTTCTTTCACTGCAATTATGATAAGTCCTTAGTGTGTATCCTTGTTGGTTAATTCTTAATATCTCTGTTGAtacacatatattgagttattgtATAATTATCATATTTACTATATCATCCGTGTTGGGTGTTTTTGTATTTTCCAACacttgttccaaatgtatttaaAGTGGCGGATCGAGGATCTTACTGAATTATATTTACGTATAATTCACTCCTTACCTGCATCTCTATTCAGATACTATTACGGGAGATAGAGCTAGTGGCCGACGAGTTTGTTCGAGTGGATCCTATTGCTGAGGTGAGCCACCGTATTGTTTGTGGAGGCTTTCGTTTCAGACTTACCTAGCTCGTGTtagttatttcctttttctttggggTTTGCATACCCGTCAATAAACTCATGTTACTCTGTTAGATACTCCATGGTTTTAGTGTGGGATTTGAGCTAGAGTTTTATTATTTGAGTGATTGTTGGTTTTTCTATCGATTGACTAAGGTATTGTGCGATAATCGTTTCCtctttaattattaataatactGTTAGGCTTGCATTTTCTTTTCTCAGTGTTTGTGTAAATGGTTAAATGTTAGAGAAAGGGATTCGCCTGGCAGGTGGTGTTAGCTGGGTGCCAGTCACGTCAGGGGTAGTTCGGACGTGACAGAACCTTAGAACCTAAACACTTACAGGTGCTTTTGGTGGCTTTTGCGATTGCCCTCCTATTTTGTCTAGTTCAGCCTCCTTCCTGTCTCTCACATTTGCAGATGCATTGCGTGCATCCTCTCCACGTTTAAGTGGGAACACTTTTGAGGCCTGAAAATATAGAACACAAACGATGAATAACTTACGCAGGAAACTAACTCAAAATGTTAATAAGCCAGtaataaagcaataataagcacCAGATTGGAAAC includes the following:
- the LOC107812640 gene encoding uncharacterized protein LOC107812640, with translation MDDYGSDDKQLAISRVFSERLRGLETSYVRLREQFNLLLEEKCSNESDADNTTSYCGPGVFYSGTPYRNVLEDMGHALYVTKVGTGEIIYWNQAAEKLYGYKNYEVVEHRCTELLICEEYHELARNAVKKLSCGQSWSGQFPFKKRTGQIFMAIVTKSLWYEDGEIFGVITVSSDAAFLNKINSEKTRSSQANGQPGKQGINFKSIQWHPPPQTASSVSNLASKVFPLKRGEDARNASANVRDRKEAELDKIGGQSQKPPKAPAARLNFSLLGRKIRANSESSETDESKFDIAQPSKLVAKVMSKLQITGFGNTREEMCGNIQPNGRDKTSISEDVTGPYLPSASEGKYSHVLDAYHDFQNILKTSCFTRRTFAPENAQIAPTDVAEGPIANCSRKFDECSKAFRSPEQLPRSCFENNDKYLKSQMGNSKLSAMEDSSRQQLENQQSRKSGESTRSSQGNSQKYENGISLTAHCEISWEDISLREEIGRGAYALVYHGIWKGSDVAVKVYFGNQCGETTLLDYKKEIDIMKRLRHPSVLLFMGAVCSQEKLAIVTEYLPRGSLFKALHRNNQPLDLKRRLRMALDVARGMNYLHRRNPPIVHRDLKSSNLLVDKSWTVKVADFGLSKLKHATFLTANSGRGTPQWMAPEVLRNEPSTEKSDVFSFGVILWELMTESIPWKNLNPLQVVGIVGFMDSRLDIPQNLDSRVSAIIHDCWQSKPELRPSFEDLSRRMTEIILSFGGLTSRKNSGL